A section of the Bradyrhizobium oligotrophicum S58 genome encodes:
- a CDS encoding DUF2177 family protein encodes MSRTVVLYLATLAVLLGFDIPFLAIVARGFFQSQVGDMLGEVRPLPAMLFYLVYVAGVLVFVSGQSEATWRSTLLYGALFGLFCYATFELTSLAMLKQWTWAVVALDISWGVFVTAVSATVGLLIADWATPRG; translated from the coding sequence ATGAGCCGAACCGTCGTTCTTTATCTGGCGACCCTCGCCGTGCTGCTCGGGTTCGACATTCCTTTTCTCGCCATCGTCGCCAGAGGCTTCTTCCAGTCGCAGGTCGGCGACATGCTGGGCGAGGTCCGGCCGTTGCCGGCGATGCTGTTCTATCTGGTCTATGTCGCGGGCGTGCTGGTCTTCGTCAGCGGCCAGAGCGAGGCGACGTGGCGCTCCACTTTGCTGTATGGCGCGCTGTTCGGGCTGTTCTGCTACGCGACCTTCGAGCTGACCTCGCTCGCGATGCTCAAACAGTGGACCTGGGCGGTGGTCGCGCTGGACATCAGCTGGGGCGTGTTCGTCACCGCAGTCTCGGCCACGGTCGGACTGCTGATCGCAGACTGGGCGACGCCGCGGGGCTAG
- a CDS encoding peroxiredoxin — protein sequence MALQIGSTAPDFEAQTTEGKIKFHDWIGDSWALLFSHPKDFTPVCTTELGALARLKPEFDKRGVKLMGLSVDPVDKHAQWAEDIRETQGAAPNYPMIGDTDYNVSKLYDMLPAAVSGDPAKRSAADNLTVRNVFIIGPDKKIKLILVYPMTTGRNFQEILRVIDSLQLTAKHRVATPADWTQGEDVIIAGSVSDDEAKTIYPNGWKAPKPYLRVVPQPK from the coding sequence ATGGCTCTCCAAATCGGCTCCACCGCCCCGGACTTCGAGGCACAGACCACCGAAGGCAAGATCAAATTCCACGACTGGATCGGCGACAGCTGGGCGCTGCTGTTCTCGCACCCGAAGGATTTCACCCCGGTCTGCACCACCGAGCTCGGTGCGCTCGCCCGGCTGAAGCCGGAATTCGACAAGCGCGGCGTCAAGCTGATGGGCCTCTCCGTCGACCCGGTCGACAAGCATGCGCAATGGGCGGAGGACATTCGTGAGACGCAGGGCGCGGCGCCGAACTACCCGATGATCGGCGACACCGACTACAATGTCTCCAAGCTCTACGACATGCTGCCGGCTGCCGTCTCCGGCGATCCCGCCAAGCGCAGCGCGGCCGACAACCTGACCGTCCGCAACGTGTTCATCATCGGGCCCGACAAGAAGATCAAGCTGATCCTGGTCTACCCGATGACCACGGGCCGCAACTTCCAGGAAATTCTCCGCGTCATCGACTCGCTGCAGCTCACCGCCAAGCATCGCGTCGCCACGCCGGCCGACTGGACGCAGGGCGAGGACGTCATCATCGCCGGCTCGGTGTCCGACGACGAGGCCAAGACGATCTATCCGAACGGCTGGAAGGCGCCGAAGCCCTATCTGCGCGTGGTGCCGCAGCCGAAGTAA
- a CDS encoding alkaline phosphatase family protein — MRRPLVLLCAGLTLLSSGAAFAQNATPHNLILFIPDGLRSLKVTPETAPAMAGVRDKGVNFKNSHSLFPTFTMANGSAMATGHYLGDTGTFSNTIFTGYTSVPAGDTVVPFIENDAVLGDIDEHFNGDYLNEDTILKLARKAGYSTAAIGKLGPTYLFDHTGCPCKPGATSSIVIDDSTGGKAGVPLTDEIKDALTKAGLPTATPSRGDNGKAGDAKTPGTTSANVAQQAYMADVATKVVLPMFKARNKPFVLVFWSRDPDGSQHNHGDSLNTITPGINGPTSMAGIKNADDNLAALRKALDDLGLAASTNIMVQADHGFSTISKESKTSSSAQVSYDDTPKDFLPMGFLALDLAKALDLPLFDPNDKNAAVPAGKHPKAGNGVLGKDPTKPDLVVATNGGSDLIYLPNNDKKLARRTVKALLAQDYVSGIFVDDKLGDIPGTLPLSVVNLDGKAVTPHPAIVVNFRSYVAPGCDAPSNCQVEVADTVLRQGQGMHGSFGRGDTYNFMAAIGPDFKAGFVDPLPVSNADVGITAARLLDLKVAPKGKLIGRVMTEAMPNGATPKASSDVVKSDPAAGGLRTVLKQQRVGQQRYFDAAGFPGRTVGLDDEAPKQKAAAK, encoded by the coding sequence ATGCGCCGCCCGCTCGTGCTGCTGTGCGCTGGACTGACCCTCTTGTCGTCCGGTGCTGCATTCGCGCAGAACGCCACCCCCCATAATCTGATCCTGTTCATTCCCGACGGCCTGCGGTCGCTGAAGGTGACGCCGGAGACGGCGCCAGCCATGGCCGGCGTTCGCGACAAGGGCGTCAACTTCAAGAATTCGCACTCGCTGTTCCCGACCTTCACCATGGCCAACGGCTCGGCGATGGCGACCGGCCATTATCTCGGCGACACCGGCACGTTCTCGAACACGATCTTCACCGGCTACACTTCGGTGCCCGCGGGCGACACCGTCGTGCCTTTCATCGAGAACGACGCCGTGCTCGGCGACATCGACGAGCATTTCAACGGCGACTACCTCAACGAGGACACTATCCTGAAGCTCGCCCGCAAGGCCGGCTATTCGACCGCGGCGATCGGCAAGCTCGGCCCGACCTATCTGTTCGACCACACCGGCTGCCCCTGCAAGCCGGGCGCGACCTCCTCGATCGTGATCGACGATTCCACCGGCGGCAAAGCCGGCGTGCCCCTCACCGACGAGATCAAGGACGCCCTGACCAAGGCCGGGCTGCCGACCGCGACACCGTCGCGCGGCGACAACGGCAAGGCCGGCGACGCCAAGACGCCGGGCACGACCTCCGCCAACGTCGCCCAGCAGGCCTACATGGCCGACGTCGCCACCAAGGTGGTGCTGCCGATGTTCAAGGCGCGCAACAAGCCGTTCGTGCTGGTGTTCTGGTCGCGCGATCCCGACGGCAGCCAGCACAATCACGGCGACAGCCTCAACACCATCACGCCGGGCATCAACGGCCCGACCTCGATGGCCGGCATCAAGAACGCCGACGACAACCTGGCGGCGTTGCGAAAGGCGCTCGACGACCTCGGGCTGGCCGCATCGACCAACATCATGGTCCAGGCCGACCACGGCTTCTCGACCATCTCCAAGGAGAGCAAGACCAGCTCCTCGGCCCAGGTCAGCTATGACGACACGCCGAAGGACTTCCTGCCCATGGGCTTCCTGGCGCTCGATCTGGCCAAGGCGCTCGACCTGCCGCTGTTCGATCCCAACGACAAGAACGCCGCCGTGCCCGCCGGCAAGCACCCGAAGGCCGGCAATGGCGTGCTCGGCAAGGACCCGACCAAGCCCGATCTCGTCGTCGCCACCAATGGCGGCTCCGACCTGATCTATCTGCCCAACAACGACAAGAAGCTCGCCCGCCGCACCGTCAAGGCGCTGCTGGCGCAGGACTACGTTTCCGGCATCTTCGTCGACGACAAGCTCGGCGACATCCCCGGCACCTTGCCGCTGTCGGTCGTCAACCTCGACGGCAAGGCGGTGACGCCGCACCCGGCGATCGTGGTCAACTTCCGCTCCTATGTCGCGCCCGGCTGCGACGCGCCGAGCAACTGCCAGGTCGAGGTCGCCGACACCGTGCTGCGCCAGGGTCAGGGCATGCACGGCTCGTTCGGCCGCGGCGACACCTACAACTTCATGGCGGCCATCGGTCCGGACTTCAAAGCGGGCTTCGTCGATCCCCTGCCCGTCAGCAATGCCGATGTCGGCATCACCGCGGCCAGGCTGCTCGACCTCAAGGTAGCTCCCAAAGGCAAGTTGATCGGCCGCGTCATGACCGAGGCGATGCCGAACGGCGCGACGCCAAAGGCCTCGTCCGACGTCGTCAAATCAGACCCGGCCGCCGGCGGCCTGCGCACCGTGCTGAAGCAGCAGCGCGTAGGCCAGCAGCGCTATTTCGACGCTGCCGGCTTCCCCGGCCGCACCGTCGGCCTGGACGACGAGGCGCCGAAACAGAAGGCTGCCGCGAAGTAG